Proteins found in one Rhinolophus ferrumequinum isolate MPI-CBG mRhiFer1 chromosome 9, mRhiFer1_v1.p, whole genome shotgun sequence genomic segment:
- the PRXL2B gene encoding prostamide/prostaglandin F synthase isoform X1 — protein sequence MNSVDLARVGACVLKHAVTGEAVELRSLWQEQACVVVGLRRFGCIVCRWIARDLSSLKGLLDLHGVRLVGVGPEARGLQEFLDGGYFSGELYLDESKQFYKQLSFKRYNGLSILPVALQKPVRDVALKAMAVGIWGNLSGDLRQSGGLLVVSKGGDKVLLHFIQKSVGDYVPQESILKALGISAEVCASKLPQCEEEACSRQRPQASEDVGGICCPGNNASRM from the exons ATGAACTCCGTAGATCTTGCCCGCGTGGGCGCGTGTGTTCTGAAGCATGCGGTGACCGGGGAG GCCGTGGAGCTGCGGAGCCTGTGGCAGGAGCAGGCGTGTGTGGTGGTCGGTCTGCGGCGCTTCGGCTGCATCGTGTGTCGCTGGATCGCCCGGGACCTCAGCAGCCTCAAGGGACTCCTGGACCTGCACGGCGTGCGCCTGGTGGGCGTAGGGCCCGAGGCCCGGGGCCTGCAGGAGTTCCTGGACGGGGGCTACTTCTCCGGAG AGCTCTACCTGGATGAGAGCAAGCAGTTCTACAAGCAGCTGAGCTTCAAGCG GTACAACGGCTTGAGCATCCTGCCAGTCGCCCTGCAGAAGCCAGTGCGTGATGTGGCCTTGAAG GCCATGGCTGTCGGCATCTGGGGGAACCTGTCTGGGGACCTGCGGCAGAGCGGAGGCCTTTTGGTGGTCAGCAAag GTGGTGACAAAGTGCTGCTACACTTCATCCAGAAGTCCGTAGGCGACTATGTTCCCCAGGAGAGCATCCTGAAGGCCCTGGGCATCTCTGCGGAGGTCTGTGCCAGCAAGCTGCCCCAG TGTGAAGAGGAGGCGTGCTCGAGGCAAAGGCCCCAGGCTTCTGAGGATGTGGGAGGCATCTGCTGTCCTGGGAACAA
- the PRXL2B gene encoding prostamide/prostaglandin F synthase isoform X2: protein MNSVDLARVGACVLKHAVTGEAVELRSLWQEQACVVVGLRRFGCIVCRWIARDLSSLKGLLDLHGVRLVGVGPEARGLQEFLDGGYFSGELYLDESKQFYKQLSFKRYNGLSILPVALQKPVRDVALKAMAVGIWGNLSGDLRQSGGLLVVSKGGDKVLLHFIQKSVGDYVPQESILKALGISAECEEEACSRQRPQASEDVGGICCPGNNASRM, encoded by the exons ATGAACTCCGTAGATCTTGCCCGCGTGGGCGCGTGTGTTCTGAAGCATGCGGTGACCGGGGAG GCCGTGGAGCTGCGGAGCCTGTGGCAGGAGCAGGCGTGTGTGGTGGTCGGTCTGCGGCGCTTCGGCTGCATCGTGTGTCGCTGGATCGCCCGGGACCTCAGCAGCCTCAAGGGACTCCTGGACCTGCACGGCGTGCGCCTGGTGGGCGTAGGGCCCGAGGCCCGGGGCCTGCAGGAGTTCCTGGACGGGGGCTACTTCTCCGGAG AGCTCTACCTGGATGAGAGCAAGCAGTTCTACAAGCAGCTGAGCTTCAAGCG GTACAACGGCTTGAGCATCCTGCCAGTCGCCCTGCAGAAGCCAGTGCGTGATGTGGCCTTGAAG GCCATGGCTGTCGGCATCTGGGGGAACCTGTCTGGGGACCTGCGGCAGAGCGGAGGCCTTTTGGTGGTCAGCAAag GTGGTGACAAAGTGCTGCTACACTTCATCCAGAAGTCCGTAGGCGACTATGTTCCCCAGGAGAGCATCCTGAAGGCCCTGGGCATCTCTGCGGAG TGTGAAGAGGAGGCGTGCTCGAGGCAAAGGCCCCAGGCTTCTGAGGATGTGGGAGGCATCTGCTGTCCTGGGAACAA